The sequence below is a genomic window from Methanosarcinales archaeon Met12.
TCCAATGGCAGGGTATTTATGAGAGATAATCTGAAGAAGATTGTGAAGGACGTGGAGAGGGGGATGATGAGGCGATGAAGGGACTCTCTTGGAAATTGCCGGAGAAGATAGGGCATATGATAAGGCATATCAGATTGCCGGAGAGCATAAGGCATATCAACTTCCAGTCAGGGATTCCGCACCTGTTCTTTCTTGCATCCGTGCTTTTGGTGGCAATTATCACCCTATTCTTCGTCGCATTCATACTCTACACAGCGCTCCCTGTCTTCAAAAGCGAGGGGCTGATAAACTTCATCACTGGCACAAGGTGGTCTTATTACGAGGGAGTCTATGGAATCAGGCTGTTCATCATCGGAACGCTCATAATGACCTGCGTCACCCTGATGCTTGCCGTCCCTGTGAGCGTCTTCACCGCGATGCTCCTCGCGGAGTTTGCGCCCCCCCGCGTGGCATCGGCTCTGCGCCCCCTCATCGAACTTTTGGTAGGGATTCCATCGGTGGTATATGGCATCCTCGGGTTCTTCGTGCTCGAAAACGTATTTCGGCACCATGTCGACCCGTTTTTATGCGCCGCGCTTGGCTCATTCATCCCGTTCTTCCGTGATGTCGATCCAAACAGCGGCTCAGGCATCCTGCTCGCAGCCACGGTACTTGCGGTGATGGTCCTTCCGACGATTACCTCGATATCCGAGGATGTTATACGCTCTGTTCCATCAAAATACAGAGAGGCATCGTTTGCGCTCGGCGCCACCAGATGGGAGACCATGAAGAAGGTGGTGCTTCCCATATCATCAAGCGGCATCCTTACGGCAACCATCATCGGAATGCTGCGTGCGATGGGGGAGGCGACCGCAGTGGTGATGCTGGTCGGGAATGCCGCGAAGGTTCCGGCCTCGATTACGGATACGGCATATCCGATGACTGCAAAGATTTTAAACGAGATTTGCTACTATGTCGCGATGGATGAGCCGCGAAGCGCGCTCTTTGGGGTTGCGGCGGTTCTTTTTGCGATGCAGTTCTTCTTCGTATGCGCCATGAGATTGGTTGGAGGCTGGGACAGGATTCGCCTTAGCACGCGCCCCAATTAAGATTTCTTAGAGGATTACCATGAACTATCGAAAACTCGAAGAGCGAATCTGTATAATGATATCCTGGGCTGCGGCAGCGGTCGCCTTGCTCGCACTCACCATAATCCTCGGAACGATTACATGGGAGGCGCTGCCAAGTTTGAGCATCTACTTTATGGTCACGCCCGAGTCCGATGTGCCTGGCCTCGGCGGCGGAGTTGCAAATGCGATTGCTGGCACATTCCTGCTTGCGGTCCTGTCGACTGCGTTTGCAGCGCCGCTTGCGTTGGGAACTGCGATATACCTCAAACGCTATACAAAAAGCGGAGCCTTTGTGAACGCCATGAATTTCTTGCTCGATGTGCTCGCAGGCACGCCCTCAATTGTGCTCGGCGTCTTCGGGCTTTTTTTCCTCGTCTTTTACATGAAGCACATAACCGGGGGGTTCTCGCTGTTTGCGGCAACAATCGCACTTGTCCTTGTGGTGCTGCCTGTAATCGAGCGCGCGACGGAAACGGCAATAGATTCGGTTCCGGCAGAGATTGAGGAGGGGAGCTATGCACTCGGCGCAACAAAATGGGAAACGCTGCGGCATATAACGATTCCATATGCATCCGTCGGAATGATAACAGGCGTAATACTTGGCATCGGAAGAGCTGTCGAACAATCTGCAGTAGTATTGCTTACTGCGGGCTACACCCAGTTTCTGCCGGAGTTCAAAATACTTCCGTCCGAGGTGCTTATATTTGGCATTGAAATACGCCCATTACAGGATTTGGTCGCAGCACTTCCAATCACGGTGTTCCGCTCGTTCTCGCAGCCGCACCTCACCCCGGCATCAGACGGATTCGGAGCGGCCTTTGCACTGGTACTCATCATGATACTGCTTAATGCAACCATACGGATACTTATTCGATGGAGGGGGCAGGTTGGCTAATTTCAGATTAAAACCAAAGAGGGGGCCTGCCGATCGGACTGAAGATGACGCTGTGAAACCAGCAAAGTCGGCGGATAGACTCAAATCGATGCTCCGGAAGGTGTCA
It includes:
- the pstC gene encoding phosphate ABC transporter permease subunit PstC, coding for MKGLSWKLPEKIGHMIRHIRLPESIRHINFQSGIPHLFFLASVLLVAIITLFFVAFILYTALPVFKSEGLINFITGTRWSYYEGVYGIRLFIIGTLIMTCVTLMLAVPVSVFTAMLLAEFAPPRVASALRPLIELLVGIPSVVYGILGFFVLENVFRHHVDPFLCAALGSFIPFFRDVDPNSGSGILLAATVLAVMVLPTITSISEDVIRSVPSKYREASFALGATRWETMKKVVLPISSSGILTATIIGMLRAMGEATAVVMLVGNAAKVPASITDTAYPMTAKILNEICYYVAMDEPRSALFGVAAVLFAMQFFFVCAMRLVGGWDRIRLSTRPN
- the pstA gene encoding phosphate ABC transporter permease PstA, producing MNYRKLEERICIMISWAAAAVALLALTIILGTITWEALPSLSIYFMVTPESDVPGLGGGVANAIAGTFLLAVLSTAFAAPLALGTAIYLKRYTKSGAFVNAMNFLLDVLAGTPSIVLGVFGLFFLVFYMKHITGGFSLFAATIALVLVVLPVIERATETAIDSVPAEIEEGSYALGATKWETLRHITIPYASVGMITGVILGIGRAVEQSAVVLLTAGYTQFLPEFKILPSEVLIFGIEIRPLQDLVAALPITVFRSFSQPHLTPASDGFGAAFALVLIMILLNATIRILIRWRGQVG